A part of Lacibacter sp. H407 genomic DNA contains:
- a CDS encoding vitamin B12-dependent ribonucleotide reductase produces the protein MASKKKQDQGLQFSRRFTKEGVTPFDLFEYDYRTSVIRNPSGEIVFEMNNVEVPKGWSQIATDILAQKYFRKAGVPQPDGSLGRETSSKQVAHRMANCWKVWGERYGYFASAKDAEVFYDELVYSILNQVCVPNSPQWFNTGLYESYGITGKPQGHYYVDPTDGELKKSTSAYERPQPHACFILSVSDDLVNDGGIMDLWVREARIFKYGSGVGTNFSTIRGEGEKLSGGGTSSGLMSFLKIGDRAAGAIKSGGTTRRAAKMVCLDLDHPEILDFINWKVEEEKKVGALINAGYASDYEGEAYRTVSGQNSNNSVRIPNEFFEKLEKGEDWELKARSDGRTMKKIPSQEVWNQIAYAAWRCADPGTQYDTTINEWHTSPKGGRINASNPCSEYMFLDNTACNLASVNLRRLFDEETQVFDVQGFEYVCRLWTAVLEISVLMAQFPSKEVAQLSYDYRTLGLGYANLGSMLMVMGIPYDSEQARGIAGALTAVMTGISYKTSAEMASFLGAFPRYEENAEDMLRVMRNHRAAAYDAEDAYVGLSIKPQGIKAQHCPDYLLTSACKSWDDAVELGEKYGYRNAQTTVIAPTGTIGLVMDCDTTGVEPDFALVKFKKLSGGGYFKIINQSVPAALKKLGYNERESEAIVKYAVGAASLNGAPHVNPQSLSDRGFIADEIKKIEGTLASAFEIGFVFNKYALGEECLQRLGFTPEQYNDFEWSLLEALGFSEEQIAEANDYICGTMTVEGAPYLKLEHYPVFDCANKCGKKGERYIHHSGHIRMMGAAQPFLSGAISKTINLPNEASVEEIAEAYYESWKLGLKACALYRDGSKLSQPLSTKGDKRKKGNADLASAQSTEEEASTESPMVDMAKLTVEELLEELNKRVQSSPDTKLKRDLARIVERRKLPAKRRGFTQKAKINGQAIFLRTGEYGDGTLGEIFVDLAKEGSTLRSLMNSFAISISVGLQYGVPLEEFVEKFVFTKFEPSGMVDHPNIKSTTSIVDFVFRCLAYEYLGRTDLVHVLDKPEVDNTGTDDWDDIPTGLEYEKKTPELSDVRVVGVVSTPVQTQKAQRVINTVKMDNSLDAVNAAAKSMQSDAPTCNTCGHITIRSGTCYKCLNCGNSMGCS, from the coding sequence ATGGCCAGCAAAAAGAAACAAGATCAGGGGCTGCAGTTCAGCCGCCGGTTCACAAAAGAGGGTGTAACTCCCTTCGACCTGTTTGAGTACGATTACCGCACCTCTGTAATCCGCAACCCATCGGGCGAGATAGTATTTGAGATGAATAATGTAGAGGTGCCGAAGGGATGGAGTCAGATTGCAACAGATATCTTGGCGCAAAAATATTTCCGTAAGGCGGGTGTTCCACAACCGGATGGTTCATTAGGCAGAGAAACTTCATCGAAGCAGGTTGCACATCGTATGGCCAACTGCTGGAAAGTATGGGGTGAGCGTTATGGTTATTTCGCCAGCGCAAAAGATGCAGAAGTTTTTTATGATGAGTTAGTATATAGCATTTTGAACCAGGTGTGCGTGCCTAACAGTCCGCAATGGTTCAACACAGGTCTGTATGAAAGTTATGGCATCACCGGAAAGCCACAAGGCCATTATTATGTAGATCCAACTGATGGGGAGTTAAAGAAATCGACTTCAGCATACGAGCGTCCGCAACCACATGCCTGTTTTATTCTTAGTGTAAGTGATGACCTGGTGAACGATGGAGGTATCATGGATCTGTGGGTACGTGAAGCAAGGATCTTTAAATATGGTTCTGGTGTAGGTACAAACTTCTCTACCATTCGTGGTGAAGGTGAAAAGTTGAGCGGTGGTGGTACGTCCAGTGGTTTGATGAGCTTCCTGAAAATCGGCGACCGTGCTGCAGGTGCAATCAAAAGCGGTGGTACAACACGTCGTGCTGCTAAGATGGTTTGTTTGGATTTAGATCATCCTGAAATATTAGACTTCATCAACTGGAAAGTTGAAGAAGAGAAAAAAGTAGGTGCGTTGATCAATGCAGGTTATGCATCTGATTATGAAGGTGAAGCATACCGTACAGTAAGCGGACAAAATTCCAACAACTCTGTTCGTATCCCGAATGAGTTTTTTGAGAAGTTAGAAAAAGGCGAAGACTGGGAACTGAAAGCAAGATCCGATGGCCGCACCATGAAAAAAATTCCTTCACAGGAAGTGTGGAACCAGATTGCTTACGCTGCATGGCGTTGTGCTGATCCCGGTACTCAATATGATACGACTATTAACGAATGGCATACTTCACCAAAAGGCGGACGCATCAATGCATCAAATCCTTGCAGTGAGTATATGTTCCTCGATAACACTGCTTGTAATCTTGCATCTGTAAACCTTCGTCGTTTGTTTGACGAAGAAACACAAGTGTTCGATGTACAGGGTTTTGAATATGTATGTCGTTTGTGGACTGCAGTATTGGAAATTTCTGTGTTGATGGCTCAGTTCCCATCAAAGGAAGTAGCGCAACTTTCTTACGATTACAGAACATTAGGTTTGGGATATGCCAACCTTGGTTCAATGTTGATGGTAATGGGTATTCCTTACGATAGCGAACAGGCACGTGGTATTGCCGGTGCATTGACCGCTGTAATGACGGGTATCTCTTACAAAACATCTGCAGAGATGGCGTCGTTCCTGGGTGCGTTTCCACGCTACGAAGAAAATGCGGAAGATATGTTGCGTGTAATGCGTAACCACCGTGCTGCTGCTTACGATGCAGAAGATGCGTATGTTGGATTGAGTATTAAACCACAGGGGATCAAAGCACAACACTGTCCTGATTATTTATTGACCAGTGCCTGCAAGAGTTGGGATGATGCTGTAGAGTTGGGTGAAAAATATGGTTACCGTAATGCACAAACAACCGTAATTGCTCCAACAGGAACAATTGGTTTGGTAATGGATTGCGATACAACTGGCGTTGAACCAGACTTTGCGTTGGTGAAGTTTAAAAAATTGAGCGGTGGTGGTTATTTCAAGATCATCAACCAATCAGTACCGGCAGCGCTTAAAAAATTAGGCTACAATGAAAGAGAAAGTGAAGCAATTGTAAAATATGCAGTAGGTGCTGCTTCGTTGAACGGTGCTCCACATGTAAACCCGCAATCGTTAAGTGATCGTGGATTTATTGCAGATGAGATCAAGAAAATTGAAGGCACATTGGCCAGCGCATTTGAAATTGGATTTGTATTTAATAAATATGCGTTGGGCGAAGAGTGTTTACAACGTCTTGGATTTACACCAGAGCAGTACAATGATTTTGAATGGAGCTTATTGGAAGCTTTAGGTTTTTCTGAAGAGCAGATCGCTGAAGCAAATGATTATATCTGTGGTACAATGACGGTGGAAGGTGCTCCATACCTGAAGCTGGAACATTATCCGGTTTTTGATTGTGCAAACAAATGCGGTAAAAAAGGCGAACGTTACATTCATCACAGCGGTCATATTCGTATGATGGGTGCTGCACAACCATTCCTGAGTGGTGCCATTTCAAAAACCATCAACCTCCCAAATGAAGCATCTGTTGAAGAAATTGCAGAAGCGTATTACGAAAGCTGGAAGCTTGGATTGAAAGCATGTGCATTGTATCGTGATGGTTCTAAACTGAGCCAGCCATTGAGCACAAAAGGTGATAAGCGTAAAAAGGGTAATGCTGATTTAGCTTCGGCTCAATCAACAGAAGAAGAAGCATCTACCGAAAGCCCGATGGTAGATATGGCGAAACTCACCGTTGAAGAATTACTGGAAGAGTTGAACAAGCGTGTGCAGTCATCGCCTGATACAAAATTGAAGCGTGATCTTGCACGAATTGTAGAACGTAGAAAACTACCAGCCAAACGCAGAGGCTTTACACAAAAAGCAAAGATCAACGGACAGGCGATCTTCCTCCGCACCGGTGAATATGGTGATGGTACATTAGGAGAAATTTTTGTTGACCTGGCTAAAGAAGGTAGTACGCTTCGCAGTTTAATGAACAGCTTTGCGATCTCAATTTCTGTAGGCTTGCAATACGGTGTTCCGTTAGAAGAGTTTGTAGAGAAATTTGTATTCACCAAGTTTGAACCAAGTGGTATGGTGGATCATCCGAATATTAAATCAACCACTTCGATCGTTGACTTTGTGTTCCGTTGCCTTGCATACGAATACTTAGGACGTACTGATCTGGTTCATGTATTAGACAAACCGGAAGTAGACAATACCGGCACTGATGATTGGGATGATATTCCTACCGGACTGGAGTACGAAAAAAAAACTCCTGAGTTAAGTGATGTACGTGTGGTAGGTGTAGTGAGCACACCGGTGCAAACACAAAAAGCACAACGTGTCATCAACACTGTGAAGATGGATAACAGTCTGGATGCAGTGAATGCCGCAGCAAAAAGTATGCAGAGTGATGCACCTACTTGTAACACGTGCGGACATATCACCATCAGAAGCGGTACATGTTACAAATGTTTGAATTGTGGTAACAGTATGGGTTGCAGTTAA
- a CDS encoding geranylgeranylglyceryl/heptaprenylglyceryl phosphate synthase, with amino-acid sequence MKQDIYTQLRERKLRGQKSFAVLIDPDKVNPSAVEQLVRLSVDAKVDYFLVGGSLVISNQLDEVVQQIKASCDIPVILFPGSPSQISNYADALLYLSLISGRNPELLIGQHVISAPFVKQSGLEIISTGYMVVDGGAPTTVSYISNATPLPSDKNEIAMCTAMAGEMLGMKVIYMDAGSGAKRAISENMIQAVAQQIEVPLIIGGGITDPEKAYRNCKAGADVIVIGNAIEKNATLIREMAAAIHSVPVKA; translated from the coding sequence ATGAAGCAAGACATCTATACACAATTACGGGAGAGAAAACTGAGAGGACAAAAATCATTCGCTGTTTTGATCGATCCCGATAAAGTAAATCCGTCGGCTGTTGAACAACTGGTGCGCCTGTCTGTGGACGCCAAAGTGGATTATTTTTTAGTAGGAGGCAGCCTGGTTATTTCCAATCAATTGGATGAAGTAGTGCAGCAGATCAAAGCTTCCTGCGATATTCCGGTAATCCTGTTTCCCGGAAGCCCCTCACAAATCAGCAATTATGCAGATGCGCTGTTATACCTGTCGCTCATTTCCGGGCGTAACCCTGAATTACTGATTGGTCAGCATGTGATCTCCGCTCCTTTTGTAAAACAAAGTGGGCTGGAAATTATTTCAACCGGTTACATGGTAGTTGATGGTGGTGCACCAACAACGGTATCGTATATCAGCAATGCTACGCCTCTTCCTTCCGATAAAAATGAAATTGCCATGTGTACGGCTATGGCCGGCGAAATGCTGGGCATGAAGGTGATTTACATGGATGCCGGCAGCGGTGCCAAACGTGCTATCAGTGAAAACATGATACAGGCAGTAGCACAACAAATAGAGGTGCCGCTTATTATTGGTGGCGGTATTACTGACCCCGAAAAAGCATACCGCAACTGTAAAGCAGGTGCTGATGTGATCGTGATTGGCAATGCTATAGAGAAAAACGCCACACTTATCAGAGAAATGGCCGCAGCTATACATAGTGTGCCTGTAAAAGCATAA